In the genome of Streptomyces sp. P3, the window CGGTTTCACCTTCTGCCGTGCGCTGCCGGAGCGCTGCGGGGTGGTCGCGATCCCCAACACGGTCTTCTACGACCACCGCGAGCAGGGCGCACCCTTTGTCCGCTTCGCGTTCTGCAAGCAGACAGGCGTGCTGGAGGAGGCGGCCTCCCGACTCAAGACGCTGGCCGCCTGAACAGCCACAGACGTACCAGCACATGTACCGGCCACACGGCCCTTGCCGTGTCCCGCTATCGCCGAACCAGGGCAAGCCCAGCCGGCTGCCCTGGCCAGGAACGACCATCTCCGACGACAGCGGCGCCGACGGCACGGGCCGGGCCGTACCGGGAGACCTTCGTCAGCGGGCGTCCGCCTCGGGCTCCGGGCGCGGGAGCTCGTCGAGGTCGAGGGTGAAGGTGCGGCCGTCGGCCAGGGGAATGGGGAGCTTGCCTGTGCCGTACGCACGGGTGTGCGCCGTGCTGTAGCCGCTCGTGGTGGGCTCAGTGTGCAGGACGACTTCGCGGGCGTAGGGATCCACGACGAGGTAGACGGGGATGCCGTAGCGGCCGTACTTCGCGGTGCAGTCGTCGTAGTCCTTGCGCGCCGAGGAGGTCGAGACGACTTCCGAGATCAACAGGACGTCTTCGAAGCTGTAGCGCTTGCCCTCCTTGCGCGCGTCCTCGCGCAGGATGGCCAGGTCGGGAGCGGAGTTCTCGTCGGCGGGGAAGTCGATGTAGACGTCGGAGGTGACCTTCGCATGACGGCCGAGGGCGGCGGCCGAGTCGATCTGCATCGACCTGATGGTGCTCGAGTGCTCCTCGCTCTGCGGGGTCATGATCACCTTTCCGTCGGCCCCGAACAGGACCGTGTAACCCTTGGGGAATTCGGTGTGCACGATCGCGTCGACACTCATGAACGGTGCTCCTTCCCGTGTGCGGTCAGGATACGGCGGACAGCGCCCTGGCACCGAGCCCGGCGGTACGGCTGTGAACCTGATCCGGACGACACCGCGACAAACGAATAGGTGTGTGAACGCGGCGTCGGCTGGGTCACGGCGGCGCCCGG includes:
- a CDS encoding Uma2 family endonuclease; translated protein: MSVDAIVHTEFPKGYTVLFGADGKVIMTPQSEEHSSTIRSMQIDSAAALGRHAKVTSDVYIDFPADENSAPDLAILREDARKEGKRYSFEDVLLISEVVSTSSARKDYDDCTAKYGRYGIPVYLVVDPYAREVVLHTEPTTSGYSTAHTRAYGTGKLPIPLADGRTFTLDLDELPRPEPEADAR